In Aspergillus fumigatus Af293 chromosome 4, whole genome shotgun sequence, one genomic interval encodes:
- a CDS encoding AAA-ATPase Vps4-associated 1 family protein has product MSLPNVWHLRRVADTAAKACFVCYKPSASVLITPDNKAAAKAKQEALAREIEIVKKEYEEKQRRKKEKEKEKKADDEPKNSDKKSKKSDKESDSGAKSLEKERDEKIESLTKSASSSATDDSPRIFALHKNFYQMRVDRQCNIEMAKRNRQRLQDPSAFPSVPSGDL; this is encoded by the exons ATGTCACTCCCCAATGTATGGCATCTACGTCGGGTGGCCGATACTGCCGCCAAAGCATGCTTTGTTTGCTACAAGCCCTCCGCTAGTGTTCTGATTACACCAGACAACAAG gcggcagccaaggcaaAGCAGGAAGCATTGGCGCGGGAAATCGAGATAGTGAAAAAGGAGTATGAAGAGAAGCAGCGacggaagaaggaaaaagagaaggagaagaaggccgatgACGAGCCGAAGAATTCAGACAAGAAGTCCAAGAAATCGGACAAGGAGAGCGACAGCGGCGCCAAGTCACttgagaaagagagagatgAGAAG ATTGAGTCCCTCACGAAGTCCGCTTCGTCGTCAGCGACGGATGACTCGCCTCGTATTTTCGCTTTGCACAA AAATTTCTACCAGATGCGTGTCGACAGACAGTGTAATATCGAAATGGCCAAGCGGAATCGTCAGCGCTTGCAAGACCCATCTGCCTTCCCATCTGTCCCGTCTGGCGATCTTTGA
- the dspC gene encoding dual specificity phosphatase YVH1, whose protein sequence is MAMNKIPGHDIYIGGILAVKNKAALSRANITHIVSVLRLNQPDEIFANFQHHCIHADDVGDENLLEHFPSAIKFIQSGLDAGGSVLVHCAMGKSRSATICIAYLLHQQPSALTPQSALALLRKGRPLCEPNDGFMEQLALYHEMGCPDDVTGHPLYNRWLYRREVEDSVACGRAPEMQSVLFEDEQPHRPQETSDRLTEIKCRKCRRTLATTPFIIPHGPRQNNKATECAHIFLHPLTWMRPSLFPNTTTDSEATEYGSRPDDAPLSGRLTCPNTACGANIGKFAWQGMQCNCGEWVVPAIGLAKARVDISDRFNMARGPGGLPPAAFGIRMPPGMRAPDDSGAGRGNL, encoded by the exons ATGGCTATGAACAAGATCCCAGGACACGATATCTACATCGGAGG TATTCTAGCAGTCAAAAACAAGGCGGCTTTGAGTAGAGCGAACATTACACACATAGTCTCGGTGCTGCGATTAAATCAACCTGATGAGATTTTTGCCAACTTCCAACATCATTGCATCCATGCAGACGatgttggagatgagaatcTCTTGGAACATTTTCCATCTGCTATCAAGTTCATCCAGTCGGGATTGGATGCTGGAGGCAGTGTGCTCGTACATTG TGCAATGGGAAAATCGCGCTCCGCCACCATCTGCATTGCCTATCTGCTCCATCAGCAGCCCAGTGCATTGACCCCTCAGTCTGCGCTTGCTTTACTGAGGAAGGGCCGACCACTCTGCGAGCCAAACGATGGGTTCATGGAACAGCTAGCTCTCTACCACGAAATGGGATGTCCCGACGATGTCACCGGTCATCCACTCTACAATCGTTGGCTGTATCGCCGCGAAGTCGAAGACAGTGTGGCCTGTGGACGAGCACCTGAGATGCAGTCGGTCTTGTTTGAGGATGAACAGCCACACAGACCTCAAGAGACCAGTGACCGTCTGACTGAGATCAAGTGTCGTAAATGCCG GCGTACGCTGGCCACCACGCCATTCATCATACCACATGGTCCACGGCAGAATAACAAGGCAACGGAATGTGCTCACATTTTTCTCCATCCGCTGACGTGGATGCGACCATCTCTTTTTCCTAATACCACTACAGACTCCGAAGCGACAGAATACGGTTCCCGTCCTGATGATGCGCCACTATCTGGCCGCTTGACGTGTCCGAATACAGCTTGTGGAGCTAATATTGGCAAATTTGCCTGGCAGGGTATGCAGTGCAACTGCGGTGAATGGGTTGTTCCTGCCATCGGTCTTGCGAAAGCCAGAGTTGATATATCTGATCGGTTTAACATGGCCCGTGGGCCGGGTGGTTTACCACCAGCGGCTTTCGGGATCCGCATGCCACCTGGCATGAGAGCTCCAGATGATTCAGGGGCGGGCCGCGGCAATCTTTGA
- the znfA gene encoding putative C2H2 finger domain protein: protein MDFPRLSPPLINVHEINSGGYDQSHSTDGSPKNMSGQSYSPLRPMPIPVKSITNFAPPPLPPPTHITDLEDGHDAGWLFANARNHPGSAKLAPINPGSSLFGGHRRLESVCKTDRMALDELDGRQSGLPVSTSPKAHIKIEPPPAMEEGFRNSITINAPGSILKGERDFSRRSVKDSSDAYDQHLLSKIGKPLSPRQSISLGNETKASLSTLPIPPRNFGGLPSPGVSDGPTLDVRWPSNSQSGAISPGTKVGWRDYLGHRSPSVESSAPSSAVEYDHSAFLRDVYRRRGGGTTPQSEETLSLPSRSNRGSYDQGVFSDIEGDFSTDESLPSRYFNLREATPPYLDASKSGTKRRASSPPREPVQDDRHAPHVTTCNGDLSQRRTSGHPYANTLSVNGGYIQSHGTLSAASSLSLRTSGTYSSAAMSIGGSSMTSMSTFDRPSPGGLSPSSDFDALNDRPPISSTSPGGLPSHQSVRNAQVPDASELRNADSTTKLSLQTTLNVPKSAAPKMAGLYICDCCPKKPKKFDSPAELRAHEMEKQYSCQFCNNRFKNKNEAERHQNSLHLRRHSWSCAALPGYQAAFHPSTSPTAQTNSGPSHDACGYCGEEFPNFPQPDWDRRFEHLTSVHKFGECNNGKKFYRADHFRQHLKHSHAGTSGKWTNVLENACMKEEAPPELKDTTRSSGAGSAAPETTGSLTSNKISEVLSPC, encoded by the exons ATGGACTTTCCGCGACTCTCCCCACCATTGATAAATGTGCATGAGATCAATAGTGGTGGGTATGACCAATCTCACTCTACCGACGGATCGCCAAAAAACATGTCTGGACAGTCCTACTCACCCCTCAGGCCGATGCCTATACCGGTAAAATCAATAACTAACTTTGCTCCGCCGCCACTTCCTCCACCGACGCATATCACTGACCTCGaagatggccatgatgcCGGTTGGCTCTTTGCGAACGCCAGAAATCATCCTGGGTCGGCGAAACTTGCGCCAATCAATCCCGGTTCTAGCCTGTTTGGAGGCCATCGTCGTTTGGAATCTGTATGCAAGACTGATCGAATGGCGTTGGATGAACTGGACGGAAGACAGAGCGGCTTGCCTGTCTCGACAAGTCCGAAGGCGCATATAAAGATAGAACCTCCGCCAgcgatggaagaaggattTCGCAATTCCATTACCATCAATGCACCCGGCTCCATATTGAAGGGCGAGCGAGATTTTTCCAGACGAAGCGTAAAGGATTCGTCAGACGCGTACGACCAACATCTGCTTTCCAAGATCGGCAAACCGCTCTCTCCCCGACAATCAATCAGCCTTGGCAACGAGACCAAGGCCTCACTGTCGACGCTGCCCATTCCTCCGAGAAATTTTGGTGGGTTGCCATCTCCTGGGGTTTCCGATGGACCAACGCTCGACGTGCGGTGGCCAAGCAACTCTCAATCTGGCGCAATCTCTCCTGGTACCAAGGTCGGTTGGAGAGATTATCTCGGCCACCGAAGCCCCAGTGTTGAGAGTAGCGCCCCTTCTTCAGCGGTGGAGTACGACCACTCGGCCTTTCTGCGTGACGTATATCGGCGCCGGGGAGGTGGTACAACGCCACAAAGTGAAGAAACTCTAAGCTTGCCGAGTCGATCAAACCGCGGAAGTTATGACCAAGGCGTTTTCTCGGATATCGAAGGTGATTTTTCCACCGATGAGTCGTTGCCCTCACGATATTTCAACCTCCGTGAAGCAACGCCACCCTATTTGGATGCTTCGAAGTCAGGTACTAAAAGAAGAGCCTCCTCACCACCGCGCGAGCCAGTGCAAGACGATAGACATGCGCCCCATGTTACCACATGCAATGGCGATCTTTCTCAGCGAAGAACATCTGGACATCCGTATGCCAACACCCTTTCGGTCAATGGTGGCTATATACAAAGCCATGGAACTCTGTCTGCCGCATCATCATTAAGTTTGAGGACTTCAGGGACGTATTCGTCAGCGGCCATGTCCATCGGAGGAAGCAGTATGACGAGCATGTCGACATTTGATCGTCCTTCCCCCGGGGGGCTGTCGCCAAGTTCGGATTTCGACGCCCTCAATGACAGACCGCCAATCAGTTCAACTTCTCCCGGAGGACTACCTAGTCATCAAAGTGTGAGGAACGCACAAGTCCCTGACGCATCAGAGCTACGAAACGCGGATAGCACGACAAAATTGTCTTTGCAGACTACCCTTAATGTGCCAAAATCAGCTGCGCCTAAGATGGCTGGACTGTATATCTGTGACTGTTGTCCGAAGAAACCTAAAAAGTTCGACAGTCCTGCTGAACTACG TGCACATGAGATGGAGAAGCAATATTCTTGCCAGTTCTGCAATAATCGGTTCAAGAATAAGAACGAGGCTGAACGTCATCAGAACTCTCTTCACTTGCGGCGTCATTCCTGGTCGTGCGCCGCCTTGCCAGGATATCAAGCCGCGTTCCACCCTTCGACTTCCCCAACAGCGCAAACAAATTCGGGTCCTTCTCACGATGCTTGTGGCTACTGCGGCGAGGAGTTTCCAAACTTTCCGCAGCCCGATTGGGATCGCAGGTTTGAACATCTTACTTCAGTGCACAAGTTCGGTGAGTGCAACAACGGAAAGAAATTCTATCGTGCGGATCATTTTCGACAGCATCTGAAGCACAGCCACGCCGGTACAAGTGGTAAATGGACCAACGTCTTGGAAAACGCGTGCATGAAGGAAGAAGCGCCTCCGGAACTCAAAGACACCACACGCAGCAGTGGAGCTGGCTCTGCTGCGCCAGAAACGACGGGGTCGCTCACGTCAAATAAGATTAGTGAGGTTCTGAGCCCGTGTTGA
- a CDS encoding nucleoporin NDC1, which translates to MAAARPRPYRRILTSALHRRFVHASALALSVCYLVAFLLGDKSSFLWAWFPIGACGFRAVLLFFSSLVVFVLRVGQMHLGSRTTASPIGTFKYLAPFNVIQTFGWYLFSAWWFSEIYKWSCPTSAQLEWVRRGRPHERPTLNERPIYLHTYHVLLATAQSIVHLYYDYDRVPIPVVRPDSGASDRRTHPLEPVSKRIQWALPRMIRGGLARSALVAAICPFAYVLLLRRPAWSFTLYFAKLFWNFPRSAADPPGVIPDLGFGLLIRTAISGALLTFCWQFANLFFSMFISKEPLKLGQPLTAEAKDPNGSLLTGLKAKKETVKAFAFWELCLISQQFPDRRKAIFNDIDREGGSTWTQILQSATEVIEGVSNRINEKKNPTSNVKPEEQTDKSQPVLHTLPRLAEPPKEDNIFASSPKAVSRHEKIGEAFSSAAKKYGQSPDWTPAARARARDVFDRASSVVLSPERKQKLLASSRELKMLTGPTSKPENVHPLLAQVLRSPVGLILRQNYARRLSGIVLGTPHANLSSIIDAIESLTRLLIASLAEDQYGKVQSDVPRVVRLFTETITVLEPFINGGLDAHWTDVNFPPSSDPDAQAEARRVPEVDLVLDTVRSCLRDLLSAFNLYFKDIGLVGKDLRLAKEAAGLIGDNH; encoded by the exons atggccgcCGCTCGGCCTCGGCCATATAGGCGCATTCTGACATCTGCGCTGCATCGCAGATTTGTCCATGCGTCTGCTCTAGCGCTCTCAGTCTGTTATCTTGTTGCATTCCTTCTCGGAGACAAATCATCCT TTTTATGGGCATGGTTCCCGATTGGAGCGTGCGGTTTCCGCGCAgttcttctctttttctccagtCTCGTTGTTTTCGTTCTGCGCGTTGGCCAGATGCACCTTGGGTCGAGAACAACTGCATCACCGATCGGCACGTTTAAGTACCTTGCCCCCTTCAATGTCATACAAACCTTCGGCTGGTACTTGTTCTCTGCTTGGTGGTTCAGTGAGATCTACAAGTGGTCATGTCCTACAAGCGCGCAACTTGAATGGGTCAGGCGGGGCAG GCCACACGAGCGACCAACACTGAACGAGAGACCGATCTACCTTCATACCTACCATGTGCTGTTGGCAACGGCCCAATCGATCGTCCATCTTTACTACGACTATGACCGCGTTCCTATCCCCGTGGTTAGGCCAGACTCTGGTGCTTCAGACCGCAGAACTCATCCGTTAGAGCCAGTCTCCAAGCGCATTCAATGGGCTTTACCCAGAATGATCAGGGGTGGTCTCGCAAGGAGCGCACTTGTTGCAGCCATTTGCCCTTTCGCCTACGTCTTACTCCTCAGGCGGCCAGCATGGAGCTTCACCTTGTATTTCGCCAAGTTGTTTTGGAATTTTCCTAGATCTGCAGCGGATCCTCCTGGTGTTATCCCTGACTTAGGATTTGGCCTTTTGATTCGGACTGCCATATCCGGAGCACTACTAACCTTTTGCTGGCAATTCGCGAaccttttcttctcgatGTTTATCAGCAAGGAACCCCTCAAGCTAGGTCAACCATTGACTGCAGAAGCAAAGGATCCCAACGGCAGCCTACTGACCGGCCTaaaggcgaagaaggagacAGTGAAGGCCTTTGCATTCTGGGAGCTCTGCCTCATCAGTCAGCAATTTCCTGATCGGAGAAAGGCGATTTTCAATGACATCGACCGTGAAGGTGGCTCCACCTGGACTCAGATCCTGCAGTCTGCCACTGAGGTCATCGAGGGCGTTTCTAACAGGatcaatgagaagaagaacccgACGTCAAATGTGAAGCCAGAGGAGCAGACCGACAAATCACAACCTGTTCTCCATACTCTGCCCCGCTTAGCAGAGCCTCCCAAGGAAGACAACATTTTTGCGAGCTCGCCCAAAGCGGTGTCGCGACATGAGAAAATCGGAGAGGCCTTCAGTTCAGCTGCCAAGAAGTATGGACAATCGCCCGACTGGACTCCGGCAGCTAGGGCTCGAGCTCGTGATGTCTTTGACCGCGCATCCTCAGTTGTGCTGAGCCCTGAACGAAAACAGAAATTGCTCGCTTCTTCCCGGGAGCTCAAGATGCTCACCGGACCAACGAGCAAACCAGAGAATGTGCACCCTCTGCTGGCACAGGTACTTCGCTCACCAGTAggcctcatcctccgacAGAACTACGCCCGCCGGTTATCCGGAATAGTCCTTGGCACACCGCATGCAAATTTATCTTCCATCATTGATGCTATTGAGTCGTTGACCCGACTCCTCATCGCAAGTCTTGCAGAGGATCAATACGGCAAAGTACAAAGCGATGTTCCTAGGGTTGTGCGCCTCTTCACAGAAACAATCACGGTTCTTGAGCCATTCATCAATGGCGGGCTAGATGCTCACTGGACGGATGTGAACTTCCCACCCTCTAGCGATCCCGACGCCCAAGCCGAAGCGCGTCGTGTACCAGAGGTGGACCTCGTGCTGGATACAGTTAGGAGTTGCCTCAGAGACCTCTTATCAGCCTTCAATCTATACTTCAAGGACATTGGCCTGGTCGGGAAGGATCTCCGATTAGCAAAAGAAGCTGCCGGGTTGATTGGAGATAATCATTAA